The stretch of DNA ACGGCCTCGCCCCACCACGGGTACACGTAGGTATTGTTGTAGACCAGCGGCTCATGGTAGACCACGTTGAAGATGAAGATGCCCTGTGGGTGAGAGAAGCTTGGCACTCATCCCCAGCAGCCATGGCCGGCTGGCCCCTGGGTGCCCTGCACCCTGCCTGGCCTTCTCCCTTACCATGCACACCAGTGGGGTGAAGAAAGACCAGCACCATTTCATCCAGGGGCAAGGTCGGTACCCGATCATGCAGGCCACATCATCCATGAAGCGATCAGCTCCTGCAGAGACGGAGGGCCAGAGCTCGAGACGCCCACCACCGCCCCTGACTGCCCCAGCCTGGCTCGCCTGTTGACCCCAACCTACCGTACACCCAGGCGACCACCACACACTCCCAGAAGGCCTGCCAGAGCAGCGTGGTGCCACTGGCTGAGTAGTAGTCAAACAGCTGGAAGACATACATCCCGCCCTGTGGAGGGGGCCGGGTCAGGGGGGCTGGTAGCTGGCCGCCTGCAAGGCGGGGTAGGGGTGGGCAGCCCACGTCCCACTCACACTCACATCAGTCACCATGGAGAGGTCGATGACAAAGCAGATGGTGCAACAGAGGGCCACGGAGATCTCCCTTTGGAATCGGAAGTAGTAGGAGGCTGGGAGGAGGTCCAGCAAGCCAGTGATGAAGCCTTCGACACCTACAAACTGTAGCCGGGCAACTCAGGccaggcccctcccctgcccacccactGTCTCCTGGCGCCCAGGGTGCCCTAGGCCCACGACCACCCCCCATCACACACCTTGTAGGCCCATAACCCCTTGCAAACCTGGCTGTCCAGACCAAGCAGCAACAGCatgaagaagaacagagctgcCCAGAGTGGGGCCACGGGCATCAGCGTGACGGCCCGCGGATAGGCGATGAAAGCCAGGCCAGGCCCTGAGGGAGAAGGTGCGGGGTGTGGACATCCAGAGCCCCCCACCCACATcttgtcccccaccccaccctgtcccCCAGCACCAGGGTAATGAACTACGGCAGGGTACCCTGTAGACAGAGGCCTTCCCACTTGTGGCAAAGCATCACCGGGCCTCTCCCACCCCTGTGTGTGCGCCATGCCAGGGACCATGATGGCAGGTTCCCGCAGGCCCTTGGTAGACTGACACCTGTAACAGGGATGTCTGGCTCAGCCTTTGGGGCCTGGGTTCCAGTAGCCATTGCAGTCACAGGTCCCCACGGACCCAGAAAAGGCCACCCTTTCCCTGGGCAACACTCTGGCAAGCAGGACACACCCCGAGGcccctggagagagagagatgggggctTGGGGCTCTGGCCCTGAGCTGGAGGCACATCTGTGCCTCCCAGTTGCTCAGCCAGGCCTCCTCCTGGCCCATGCTGATGGGACAAATCAAGTTGGACTTTTCCCCATTTCTCACAATGGCTATTTGCGTGTGTTCATATCCGTGGTACAGCTGCGGCTCCAGAAGCCTGGCTGGGGCTTGGTGGGGCAGGGGGGGGGGTCTTTACCTGATTCTGCTACCTTGGAGATGTGCACGCCCTGTTCTGTGGCCATGAAGCCCAGGATGGAGAACACCACGAAGCCTGCAAAGAAGCTGGTCCCGCTGTTGATGAGGGCGAGTATGATGGCATCCCTGTGGACAGGGGAACACTCAGGCTCTTGAGACTGCCTGCCGCCCACAGGTGGgtagggcagggcaggggtggcCGGCTGCGGTGCCTACTTGTAGCAGTTGTTGTTGAAGCGATTGTAGCTGCCCAGGGCGGTGAGGGCCCCCAAGCCGATGGCGTAAGAGAAGAAGATCTGTGTCCCTGCGTCGATCCATACCTGGAGGTGAGACAGGGAAGAGAAGGTGTGGGGAGCCCTGCTGGGGTGCCTGTCTCGACCCCGTGTCCCCGGCCACCaccgtgtcccctccctctgctctCCCTCACCTGAGGGGATGCCAGCTTCGACCAGTCAGGCTTGAGatagtagatgatgccatccaaagcGCCAGGTAGCAGCACTCCGCGCACCAGCAGCACAACGAGGACCACATAGGGGAATGTAGCGGTGAAATACACGATCTGGGGGGGGTCGGGCTGCTTAGAGGGGGGTCCTGCTGGGAAGGCCGCAGTACCCCCCATGCTGGCCACTCAAACCACCGCCCCCTACCCTGCCTTCTAGTCAGAGCCATGGCTGCCAAAGGAGGCTGTGCTCAGCTGGGATACCGGCAGCCCCAAAACAAGCAAGGTTAGCTGCAGGGAGGGGGCCAGGATCAGGTCCCATGCTTCCTGGGCCCCTGACTCTAGGTCATGTGCTCGCAAGGTCCTTGGGATTAGAACTCAGCCTGCCAGAGACAGGTAAGAGTGAGATAACACTGAAGGCGTCTGCCTCCCAAGCAGGTCTGCCTGCTCAGCAGGCTGTCTTATTTTGTGTCTGTTCAGTGGTCCCGCCAGCCGGACAGTGGGCCCCCAAAGGAGCAATGTGTCCAGGCTCCCCGCTGGGGTCCTCTAGGCCACACATCAGGGGATAGAAACAGGCAGTAGACCGGGTCTACCCACACCCTAAAACTGACCAGAACCCTAAACCAGAGCTGGAATCAACAGAAACTGGGAGGGTGGGAAGGTGGGACAGGGATGCCCCACCCCCAGGGAAGGGGCAGCCACTGTGGGGGCCTCTCCCCCTCCACTGGGTGGGGCTCTGGGGCTGGACTGAAGTACAACCCCTGATGCAGTCACCTCCTGTGGCAGCAGTGGTCCCTGGCAACTGCACCCCACGCCCAGGCAGTGGTGCCCAAGCCCCGGGGTCTCCCCCGGCTGTACCTTGCCTGTTGACTTGACCCCCTTCCAGACACAGAAGTAGACCAGCACCCAGCAGGTCAGCAGACACAGGGTCACCTCCCAGTTGAGGGCCCCTGGCACCTCCAGCCCTTCAGAGAGCCGCAAGACTttgttcctggagaaggaaagcctGTGAGAGTTGTGCCTGCAGAGGCCAAGAGACTGGGAGAGTCCTGGGTGGCATTGCTCTTCTGGCAGGGCTTGAGTCTAGCTGGTCCTACTGGTGCTTCTGGGAGGCCTGTGTTAAGTCCCCAGCCTGGGGTCCCTGCAGTCTGTGTGCCCGGACCCCCAGGCAGCCCAGCGCCATGCCATCCCCAGTAGGCCCAACAGCAGTTCCCGCTTCCCTCCCCAGGCGGGCAGGCACAGCCTGCTCTGCATCCCTGGTCGCATGCCTCCAGGGCAGGGTCCGGGACACACCCATGTGCATGTACCTGTACgcgcatgcacatacacacatgcgcATACACAAGCTATGTGCAGGAGGCGAGACAGACTAGGCCTGGCTCCGAGGTGCTTTGACTCACTCCCAGAACTCGATGACCGGGGACCGGCGGTCAGCAAGCTGGTCACATGTGAGGTTGGCCATGGTGGCATTGGCACAGTCTTCGTGGCGGAAGATCTCCACGCAATCGGGAGTGTTCCACGTGTGGCCACACGTGGCCCAGGGCAGCGTGGTGGTGAAGGACTTCACCAGATAATAGAAGCCCCAGGCCAGCACCATGATGTAATAGGTGTTGCAGTAGAAGACGATCACCATGGAGGCGTAGCCCAGGCCTGGGAAGCAGGGAAGAGTCTCTGTCCAGGCTCATCCCTGGCCAGGCCCCATTGCTCCCACGATCTCCTGACCAGGCACTGGTGATCCCTGCTGGGCCCCTAACATCCTGCTCCTCACATCTGCTGACTCTGACCCCCCTCAGTGCAACCAGACCCTTCTGTTGCTGTCCACCCAGACCCCTCCGAGCCCCCAACTTTCCTTGTACAAGTGCCCCATGCCAGGCAGACCTCTCAATCTGTGGCCAAAAATCAgatcctcccccagccccctgcttCCTCCCCAGCCCTCGGACAAGCACACATCCCATCATGAGAGGCAAGTCCTGTTTCCCTAGTCTCACACCTGTCATCCCCTGAGTCCCACTGCCAGCATGATGAGTGAAGGACGGGCAAGCCTTCACCTGTTTCCCGCCCCTCCCAACAGCAACCTCCCATACTCAGCAGCTGGGGGGTTTTATGGGGacctggggcagggtgggagaCAGTCACCCTCTCAGGGGCAACCTCAGCCAGTCACTTCATGAGTCTGTGCCACAGCCTAGGGTCAGCTCCTTCGGCTTTTCCTGCCATCGTGTCTCACACCAAGCCACCCTCCTTCCAGCCCCAAGGGTGGTGGGCAGGGCTTTCTCGCCCGGCGGGGAGGGGAAGAGGTCCACCACCAAGGTCACCCAGGTAGGTGGTCTTCAAGTCCTCGCAGCTTGAGGGCCACATGCCAAGCCTGGTGCTCAGACAGGATGAGGTTTTCTGTAGTGGGTACCATCTTTGTCCCAGGGGTGGAGAAAGGCAGAGGTCCGCGGGGGTCACACAGGAGCTGCCAGGGCTGCTCACCTTTGAACAGGGGGCAGATATTCCAGACGTTGATGCTGCCGGCCTTCATGAACTGGCCCAGCGAGATCTCCAAGAAGAAGATGGGGATTCCTCCAATCAGGGCGATCAGGACGTAGGGAATAAGGAACACACCTGGGGGGACAAAGCTGGAGGTGGGCACTTGCACAGGGTTGCCCCTTGGCCAGGCAGGGG from Bos mutus isolate GX-2022 chromosome X, NWIPB_WYAK_1.1, whole genome shotgun sequence encodes:
- the SLC6A8 gene encoding sodium- and chloride-dependent creatine transporter 1, yielding MANKSTENGIYSVSGEEKKGPLIAPGPDGAPAKGDGPAALGAPGSLLAVPPRETWTRQMDFIMSCVGFAVGLGNVWRFPYLCYKNGGGVFLIPYVLIALIGGIPIFFLEISLGQFMKAGSINVWNICPLFKGLGYASMVIVFYCNTYYIMVLAWGFYYLVKSFTTTLPWATCGHTWNTPDCVEIFRHEDCANATMANLTCDQLADRRSPVIEFWENKVLRLSEGLEVPGALNWEVTLCLLTCWVLVYFCVWKGVKSTGKIVYFTATFPYVVLVVLLVRGVLLPGALDGIIYYLKPDWSKLASPQVWIDAGTQIFFSYAIGLGALTALGSYNRFNNNCYKDAIILALINSGTSFFAGFVVFSILGFMATEQGVHISKVAESGPGLAFIAYPRAVTLMPVAPLWAALFFFMLLLLGLDSQFVGVEGFITGLLDLLPASYYFRFQREISVALCCTICFVIDLSMVTDGGMYVFQLFDYYSASGTTLLWQAFWECVVVAWVYGADRFMDDVACMIGYRPCPWMKWCWSFFTPLVCMGIFIFNVVYHEPLVYNNTYVYPWWGEAVGWAFALSSMLCVPLHLLGCLLRAKGTMAERWQHLTQPIWGLHHLEYRAQDSDVRGLTTLTPVSESSKVVVVESVM